One genomic region from Mesorhizobium terrae encodes:
- a CDS encoding MFS transporter — protein sequence MDSKNSAHSQGDWLVGNPTRGQLAAALWIGSVGLLILGLQPVLLGALFTQGHVTGDELALVATAELITIGLGSATVAMALSARNMRWKSAVLLLLLALANLWTAYAAGANMLIAARAVAGFAEGGLVAVATELIARSRRAERIGGYFVSLQTLAQCVLALLLALVVIPAYGAGGGFVTLAVVCLLSLAVARNVADDYADLPKEEHFANVLTPGAITALLSIFCYFMFFGSVWAFLEPLGAQYGIDGRTVGLIVSASLAAQILGAMTATVFEARIDYRLAITGVGIVAVIACLVLAGGPALTTFWIAALAMGFILLFVVPYQIRLAITADETRTTALLVPAAQLFGLAFGPVAASLLIREGDFRGVPQFAAASVVASVALLGLFVALSRRRVVA from the coding sequence GTGGACTCGAAGAATTCCGCGCATTCGCAAGGGGACTGGCTGGTCGGCAATCCAACGCGCGGGCAGCTTGCCGCGGCGCTCTGGATCGGTTCCGTCGGCCTGCTCATCCTCGGCCTGCAGCCGGTGCTGCTCGGTGCTCTTTTCACGCAAGGCCATGTCACCGGCGATGAACTGGCGCTGGTCGCCACCGCCGAGCTGATCACCATCGGCCTCGGCTCGGCCACGGTGGCAATGGCGCTTTCGGCGCGCAACATGCGCTGGAAAAGTGCGGTCCTTCTGCTGCTTTTGGCGCTGGCCAATCTGTGGACCGCCTATGCGGCGGGCGCCAACATGCTGATCGCCGCCCGCGCTGTCGCCGGCTTCGCCGAGGGTGGCCTTGTCGCCGTCGCAACCGAATTGATCGCGCGATCGCGCCGCGCCGAGCGCATCGGCGGCTATTTCGTCTCGCTGCAGACGCTGGCGCAATGCGTTCTGGCGCTGCTGCTCGCACTCGTCGTCATTCCCGCCTATGGCGCCGGCGGCGGTTTCGTCACGCTGGCGGTCGTTTGCCTGCTTTCGCTCGCCGTCGCCCGCAACGTGGCGGACGACTATGCGGACCTGCCCAAGGAAGAGCATTTTGCCAATGTGCTGACGCCCGGCGCGATCACCGCGCTGCTGTCGATCTTCTGTTACTTCATGTTCTTCGGTTCGGTCTGGGCGTTTCTCGAGCCGCTCGGCGCGCAATATGGCATCGACGGCCGCACGGTCGGACTGATCGTTTCGGCGAGCCTCGCCGCTCAGATCCTTGGCGCCATGACGGCCACCGTGTTCGAGGCGCGCATCGACTATCGCCTCGCCATAACCGGTGTCGGCATCGTTGCCGTGATCGCCTGCCTGGTGCTGGCCGGCGGGCCGGCACTCACCACTTTCTGGATCGCCGCTCTGGCGATGGGCTTCATCCTGCTCTTCGTCGTTCCCTACCAGATCAGGCTGGCGATCACCGCGGACGAGACACGCACGACTGCGCTCCTGGTGCCGGCAGCGCAATTGTTCGGCCTGGCGTTCGGGCCGGTCGCCGCCTCGCTGCTGATCAGGGAAGGGGATTTCCGCGGCGTGCCGCAATTCGCCGCCGCCAGCGTCGTCGCTTCGGTGGCGCTGCTTGGCCTGTTCGTCGCCCTGTCGCGCCGCCGCGTCGTCGCCTGA
- a CDS encoding TetR/AcrR family transcriptional regulator, with the protein MKQAKRAETGSQLRRRPKQERSRERIDAILATAMRLIGEKGIDAVTMKEVGALAGGPIATVYHYFPNKSAILATLYERFSEVTRARQQEIVAGIDGLESMIAASDRMLDDYFERVAGDPAIQDLQNAIQADKALKNLDIAETHHQASVFCDQIIRLLKPERQDEFRRMVFLFFQLAGGVVRLALTQDKAEGQRMLDDYKSIIHCQLRGFFD; encoded by the coding sequence ATGAAACAGGCCAAGCGTGCAGAGACCGGTTCTCAGCTCAGGCGACGCCCCAAGCAGGAGCGCAGCCGCGAGCGCATCGACGCGATCCTGGCGACCGCCATGCGGCTGATCGGCGAAAAGGGCATCGACGCCGTCACCATGAAAGAGGTCGGCGCGCTGGCCGGCGGGCCGATCGCCACGGTCTACCACTACTTCCCCAACAAGTCGGCGATCCTGGCCACGCTCTACGAGCGCTTCTCGGAGGTGACGCGGGCGCGGCAACAGGAGATCGTCGCCGGCATCGATGGGCTGGAGAGCATGATCGCGGCTTCCGACCGCATGCTCGACGACTATTTCGAGCGCGTCGCCGGCGATCCCGCCATCCAGGACCTGCAGAACGCCATCCAGGCCGACAAGGCGCTGAAGAACCTCGACATCGCCGAGACGCATCACCAGGCCAGCGTTTTCTGCGATCAGATCATCCGGCTGTTGAAACCCGAACGGCAGGACGAGTTCCGGCGCATGGTGTTCCTGTTCTTCCAACTCGCCGGCGGTGTGGTGCGGCTGGCGCTGACGCAGGACAAGGCCGAGGGACAACGCATGCTCGACGACTACAAATCGATCATCCACTGCCAGTTGCGCGGGTTTTTCGACTAG
- a CDS encoding TCR/Tet family MFS transporter: MNRSLTVIFAAIVLDAIGIGLIFPILPRLLEEVTHSQDIAPYIGIMTALYALMQFIFAPVLGALSDTLGRRPVLLMSLGGAAIDYLIMAFAPHLWMLLLGRAIAGLTSANVSVAMAYITDISPEDERARRFGLFNAMFGIGFIVGPVLGGLLGDHWLRLPFIAAAVLNACNLLLALFVLPESRTPTRARIDLAALNPLKPLRGVFAMTGLAPIVAVFFILSATGEAYGTCWALWGSDTFGWNGLWIGLSLGAFGICQTLAQAFLPGPATRLLGERWAVVVGIACTCIALVAMAFAGQGWIVFAIMPVFALGGIGAPAFQALATRQVDPASQGQLQGVLASAVSLGSVISPLAFSTLYFAVQKTWPGAIWLSAVVIYAIAVPLVFLGTRSACPVQPAHA, from the coding sequence ATGAACAGATCCCTTACCGTTATCTTTGCCGCGATCGTCCTCGACGCCATCGGCATAGGCCTCATCTTCCCCATTCTACCGCGCCTTCTCGAGGAGGTGACGCACAGCCAGGACATCGCACCCTATATCGGCATCATGACCGCGCTCTATGCGCTCATGCAGTTCATCTTCGCGCCGGTGCTCGGCGCTCTGAGCGACACGCTGGGCCGGCGCCCCGTGCTGCTCATGTCGCTCGGCGGTGCGGCAATAGACTATCTCATCATGGCCTTCGCGCCGCATCTCTGGATGTTGCTTTTGGGCCGCGCCATCGCCGGCCTGACCAGCGCCAATGTCTCCGTGGCCATGGCCTACATCACCGATATTTCGCCGGAGGACGAGCGAGCCCGCCGCTTCGGCCTGTTCAACGCCATGTTCGGCATCGGCTTCATCGTCGGGCCGGTTCTCGGCGGTTTGCTTGGCGACCATTGGCTGCGACTGCCGTTCATCGCCGCCGCCGTGCTGAACGCCTGCAATCTTCTGCTGGCACTGTTCGTTCTGCCGGAGTCGCGCACGCCGACCCGTGCCAGGATCGATCTCGCCGCGCTCAACCCGCTCAAGCCGCTACGCGGCGTCTTCGCGATGACCGGGCTTGCGCCCATCGTCGCGGTGTTTTTCATCCTGAGCGCGACGGGAGAAGCCTACGGCACCTGCTGGGCGCTGTGGGGGAGCGATACGTTCGGCTGGAACGGCCTCTGGATCGGCCTGTCGCTGGGCGCATTCGGTATCTGCCAGACGTTGGCGCAGGCATTCTTGCCCGGCCCGGCAACCAGACTGCTCGGCGAGCGCTGGGCCGTCGTCGTCGGCATCGCCTGCACGTGCATCGCCCTTGTTGCCATGGCCTTCGCGGGACAGGGCTGGATCGTGTTCGCCATCATGCCGGTCTTCGCCCTCGGCGGCATCGGCGCGCCGGCGTTTCAGGCACTGGCCACCCGGCAGGTCGACCCGGCGAGCCAGGGCCAATTGCAAGGCGTGCTGGCCTCGGCCGTCAGCCTGGGCTCCGTCATCAGCCCGCTGGCATTCTCCACGCTCTATTTCGCGGTCCAGAAGACCTGGCCCGGGGCCATCTGGCTGTCGGCGGTCGTCATCTATGCAATCGCGGTCCCGCTGGTTTTTCTTGGCACCCGTTCAGCTTGTCCGGTGCAGCCCGCGCACGCATAG
- a CDS encoding TetR/AcrR family transcriptional regulator, whose translation MSTPTDLRSRKRLATRRAISLVADRLFWERGFDNVTVDEIAAAADVGRMTVFNHFPRKEDMFFDRDEEGRETVREALRQRDPGVSPIETLRRLAHQLIADGAPYVEFSARSQRFIETVEGSETLKARARAIRDELEHVVAAALSECTGQEATDAGARLAAALLLATWTVAFLEAHRTFRLRQDTEEAKAAFLTVVDKGAAGLKAAMAGTPYA comes from the coding sequence ATGTCAACCCCAACCGACCTTCGATCCCGCAAGCGCCTCGCCACGCGACGCGCCATCTCGCTCGTTGCCGACCGTCTCTTTTGGGAACGGGGCTTTGACAATGTGACAGTGGACGAGATCGCGGCGGCGGCCGATGTCGGGCGGATGACTGTGTTCAACCACTTCCCGCGCAAGGAAGACATGTTCTTCGATCGCGACGAAGAGGGCCGCGAGACCGTCCGCGAAGCCTTGCGACAGCGCGATCCGGGTGTTTCGCCGATCGAGACGCTGCGCCGGCTCGCGCACCAGCTGATCGCCGACGGGGCTCCATATGTGGAGTTTTCCGCCAGGAGCCAGCGCTTCATAGAGACGGTCGAAGGCAGCGAAACCCTCAAGGCGCGGGCCAGGGCGATCCGCGACGAGCTCGAACATGTCGTGGCGGCGGCGCTGTCCGAATGTACCGGACAGGAGGCGACCGATGCCGGTGCCCGCCTGGCAGCCGCCCTGCTCCTGGCGACGTGGACCGTGGCTTTCCTCGAAGCCCACCGCACCTTTCGACTAAGGCAAGACACGGAGGAAGCGAAAGCCGCCTTCCTCACCGTTGTCGACAAGGGAGCCGCCGGCCTGAAGGCGGCGATGGCCGGCACGCCCTACGCCTGA
- the groES gene encoding co-chaperone GroES: protein MAKSKFRPLHDRVVVRRVESEEKTAGGIIIPDTAKEKPQEGEVIAVGSGARDEAGKLVPLDVKSGDRVLFGKWSGTEVKLNGEDLLIMKESDIMGIIG from the coding sequence ATGGCAAAGTCGAAGTTCCGCCCGCTTCATGACCGCGTGGTCGTTCGCCGGGTTGAATCCGAAGAAAAGACGGCTGGCGGGATCATCATCCCCGACACCGCCAAGGAAAAGCCGCAGGAAGGCGAAGTCATCGCCGTCGGCTCCGGCGCCCGCGACGAGGCTGGCAAGCTGGTCCCGCTGGATGTCAAGTCTGGCGACCGCGTCCTGTTCGGTAAGTGGTCGGGCACCGAAGTGAAGCTCAATGGCGAAGACCTTCTGATCATGAAGGAATCCGACATCATGGGCATCATCGGCTGA
- the groL gene encoding chaperonin GroEL (60 kDa chaperone family; promotes refolding of misfolded polypeptides especially under stressful conditions; forms two stacked rings of heptamers to form a barrel-shaped 14mer; ends can be capped by GroES; misfolded proteins enter the barrel where they are refolded when GroES binds) has translation MAAKDVKFSRDARERMLRGVNILADAVKVTLGPKGRNVVIDKSFGAPRITKDGVTVAKEIELEDKFENMGAQLVREVASKTNDIAGDGTTTATVLAQAIVQEGHKSVAAGMNPMDLKRGIDLAVAEVVAHLGKAAKKIKSSDEVAQVGTISANGDESVGKMIAEAMQKVGNEGVITVEEAKTAETELEVVEGMQFDRGYLSPYFITNPDKMIAELEDAYILLHEKKLSNLQAMLPVLEAVVQTSKPLLIISEDVEGEALATLVVNKLRGGLKIAAVKAPGFGDRRKAMLEDIAILTGGQVISEDLGIKLESVTLAMLGRAKKVRIEKENTTIVDGAGKKAEIQGRVAQIKQQIEETTSDYDREKLQERLAKLAGGVAVIRVGGATEIEVKEKKDRVDDALNATRAAVEEGIVAGGGVALLRATQAIKAAGVNADQAAGIAIVRRALQAPARQIASNAGAEASIVAGKILDNKGATYGYNAQTGEYGDMIAMGIVDPVKVVRTALQDAASVAGLLVTTEAMIAEAPKKDTAGGMPGGMPGGGMGGMGGMDF, from the coding sequence ATGGCTGCTAAAGACGTAAAATTCTCCCGTGATGCCCGCGAGCGCATGCTGCGCGGCGTCAACATCCTCGCCGACGCGGTGAAGGTGACGCTGGGCCCGAAGGGCCGTAACGTCGTCATCGACAAGTCGTTCGGCGCCCCGCGCATCACCAAGGACGGCGTCACCGTCGCCAAGGAAATCGAACTGGAAGACAAGTTCGAGAACATGGGCGCGCAGCTGGTCCGCGAAGTTGCTTCGAAGACCAACGACATCGCCGGCGACGGCACCACGACCGCGACGGTTCTCGCCCAGGCGATCGTCCAGGAAGGCCACAAGTCGGTTGCCGCCGGCATGAACCCGATGGATCTGAAGCGCGGCATCGATCTGGCCGTTGCTGAAGTCGTCGCTCATCTCGGCAAGGCCGCCAAGAAGATCAAGTCGTCGGACGAAGTCGCCCAGGTTGGCACCATCTCGGCCAATGGCGACGAGTCGGTCGGCAAGATGATCGCGGAAGCGATGCAGAAGGTCGGCAACGAAGGCGTCATCACGGTTGAAGAAGCCAAGACCGCCGAGACCGAGCTGGAAGTCGTCGAAGGCATGCAGTTCGACCGCGGCTACCTGTCGCCCTACTTCATCACCAACCCGGACAAGATGATCGCCGAGCTCGAGGATGCCTACATCCTCCTGCACGAGAAGAAGCTGTCCAACCTGCAGGCGATGCTGCCGGTCCTCGAGGCCGTCGTGCAGACCTCCAAGCCGCTCCTCATCATCTCGGAAGACGTCGAAGGCGAGGCTCTGGCCACGCTGGTCGTCAACAAGCTGCGTGGTGGCCTGAAGATCGCCGCCGTCAAGGCTCCGGGCTTCGGCGACCGCCGCAAGGCCATGCTGGAAGACATCGCCATCCTCACCGGTGGCCAGGTCATCTCGGAAGACCTCGGCATCAAGCTAGAAAGCGTGACGCTGGCCATGCTCGGCCGGGCCAAGAAGGTCCGCATCGAGAAGGAAAACACCACCATCGTCGACGGCGCCGGCAAGAAGGCCGAGATCCAGGGCCGCGTTGCCCAGATCAAGCAGCAGATCGAAGAGACCACTTCGGACTACGACCGCGAGAAGCTCCAGGAGCGTCTGGCGAAGCTGGCTGGCGGCGTTGCCGTCATCCGCGTCGGCGGTGCGACCGAGATCGAAGTCAAGGAAAAGAAGGACCGCGTTGACGACGCGCTGAACGCAACCCGCGCTGCCGTCGAAGAAGGCATCGTGGCTGGCGGCGGCGTTGCCCTGCTGCGCGCCACCCAGGCGATCAAGGCTGCCGGCGTCAACGCCGACCAGGCCGCCGGCATCGCCATCGTCCGTCGCGCTCTGCAGGCTCCGGCCCGCCAGATCGCCTCGAACGCAGGTGCTGAAGCCTCGATCGTCGCGGGCAAGATCCTCGACAACAAGGGCGCGACCTACGGCTACAACGCCCAGACCGGCGAATATGGCGACATGATCGCCATGGGTATCGTCGACCCGGTCAAGGTCGTGCGCACGGCTCTCCAGGACGCTGCTTCGGTTGCCGGCCTGCTGGTCACCACCGAGGCCATGATCGCCGAAGCCCCGAAGAAGGACACCGCCGGCGGCATGCCGGGCGGTATGCCTGGCGGCGGCATGGGCGGCATGGGCGGCATGGACTTCTAA
- a CDS encoding aminoglycoside phosphotransferase family protein: MSNKAEITVEIDTALVRRLIDTQFPQWAHLPIRKVEPGGWDNRTFLLGEAMSARLPSAAGYAAQVTNEQHWLPRLAPQLPLPIPVPLAEGRPGEGYPWHWSIYGWLEGETATDGRIGDPAEFAVDLAGFLGALHRADATGGPPAGPQNFFRGGALAVYDDQTREAIRLLDGRIDTKTARAVWDEALSTQWQHPPVWVHGDIAWGNLLVKDGKLAAVIDFGSSTVGDPACDLAIAWSQFDRDSRRAFRTALPLDAGTWARGRAWALWKAMITVSGQIARSAEEIAISARIIETVLDDYRREAC, translated from the coding sequence ATGTCGAACAAAGCTGAAATCACGGTCGAGATCGACACGGCGCTGGTGCGGCGGCTGATCGACACGCAGTTTCCGCAGTGGGCGCATCTGCCGATCCGCAAGGTCGAACCCGGTGGCTGGGACAACCGCACCTTCCTGCTCGGAGAGGCGATGAGCGCCAGGCTGCCGAGTGCGGCGGGTTATGCCGCGCAGGTCACCAACGAACAGCACTGGCTGCCGAGACTAGCGCCGCAACTGCCCCTGCCGATCCCGGTGCCGTTGGCCGAAGGCAGGCCTGGCGAAGGTTATCCCTGGCACTGGTCCATCTATGGCTGGTTGGAGGGCGAGACCGCGACGGACGGGCGCATCGGCGATCCCGCCGAATTCGCGGTCGACCTGGCCGGTTTCCTCGGCGCTCTGCACCGCGCCGATGCCACCGGCGGCCCGCCTGCCGGGCCGCAGAACTTTTTCCGAGGCGGTGCGCTCGCCGTCTATGACGACCAGACCCGCGAGGCAATTCGCCTGCTCGACGGCAGGATCGACACAAAAACCGCGCGCGCCGTGTGGGACGAAGCGCTGTCGACGCAATGGCAGCACCCGCCCGTCTGGGTGCATGGCGACATCGCCTGGGGCAATTTGCTGGTCAAGGACGGCAAGCTCGCGGCCGTTATCGACTTCGGCAGTTCGACTGTCGGCGATCCGGCCTGCGACCTGGCGATCGCCTGGTCGCAATTTGACCGCGACAGCAGGCGTGCCTTCCGCACCGCCCTGCCCCTCGACGCCGGCACCTGGGCACGCGGTCGCGCCTGGGCGCTGTGGAAGGCGATGATCACCGTTTCAGGCCAGATCGCGCGCAGCGCCGAGGAGATCGCGATCTCGGCACGCATCATCGAAACCGTTCTCGACGATTACCGACGCGAGGCCTGTTGA
- a CDS encoding sensor histidine kinase, with product MRRVENLLRSTPFRLALSFAGLVILAFLLSGGIVYQTMSANLNRRLDEAVRQTYSTIAATYGESDVEDLITAVNAHAGRNSGNDQLISLTGAQGESLAGNLSAVDLPTGFSTVPEGTPGFPDTAPYRAYSARVGSTNLTVAQSYSETEELEHLLLASFAWAAVIVAGLAVAGGAFLASRVQRRLDVIGETMVAVSQGKLEARIPQLGRDDDIDAVSNRINAALDQLSSLVEGMKQVSSDIAHDLKTPLNRLHMILDGAAEKAGLREDVSADLAEARAESSQINETFDALLRIAQIEAGARKARFVRLDLAEIVASIAEIYADVAEDDGKMLVLTGTDSTGWVTGDRELLTQLFANLVENAIRHTPPGTRIEVSLSGQAGGKLAATVVDDGPGIPPHEHDKVFQRLYRLDKSRSTPGTGVGLSLVKAIADLHGASVSMQERNPGLAAVVTFPG from the coding sequence ATGCGCCGCGTTGAAAACCTGCTGCGCTCGACGCCGTTCAGGCTGGCGCTGTCTTTCGCGGGGCTCGTCATTCTTGCCTTTTTGCTGTCGGGCGGCATCGTCTACCAGACGATGAGCGCGAACCTGAATAGGCGCCTCGACGAAGCCGTCAGGCAGACCTATTCGACCATTGCCGCGACCTATGGGGAAAGCGATGTCGAGGACCTGATCACGGCGGTGAATGCCCATGCCGGCCGCAATTCAGGCAACGACCAGCTGATCTCGCTGACCGGCGCGCAGGGTGAGAGTCTCGCCGGCAATCTTTCGGCGGTCGACCTGCCGACTGGTTTCTCCACCGTGCCGGAGGGCACGCCGGGCTTTCCCGACACGGCACCCTACCGCGCCTATTCCGCCAGGGTCGGTTCCACCAATCTGACGGTCGCCCAAAGCTATTCCGAGACCGAGGAACTGGAACACCTGCTGCTGGCAAGTTTCGCCTGGGCAGCCGTCATCGTCGCCGGTCTGGCGGTTGCCGGTGGCGCCTTCCTGGCATCGCGCGTCCAGCGGCGGCTGGACGTGATCGGCGAGACCATGGTGGCCGTTTCGCAGGGCAAGCTCGAGGCGCGTATTCCGCAGCTTGGCCGCGACGACGACATCGACGCGGTTTCCAATCGCATCAACGCGGCACTCGATCAGCTTTCCTCGTTGGTCGAAGGCATGAAGCAGGTGAGCAGCGACATCGCCCATGATTTGAAGACGCCGCTCAACCGTCTGCACATGATCCTGGACGGTGCAGCGGAGAAGGCGGGGTTACGTGAGGACGTTTCGGCCGATCTGGCCGAGGCGAGGGCCGAAAGCAGCCAGATCAACGAGACCTTCGACGCGCTGCTGCGCATCGCGCAGATCGAGGCAGGAGCGCGCAAGGCGCGTTTCGTGCGGCTGGATCTTGCCGAGATCGTCGCCTCGATCGCCGAGATTTACGCCGATGTGGCGGAGGATGACGGCAAGATGCTCGTTTTGACGGGCACCGACAGCACGGGCTGGGTCACCGGCGACAGGGAGCTGTTGACGCAGCTTTTCGCCAATCTGGTCGAAAACGCCATTCGGCACACGCCGCCCGGCACCCGCATCGAGGTTTCGCTGTCCGGCCAGGCCGGCGGAAAGCTCGCGGCGACGGTCGTCGACGATGGCCCCGGCATCCCGCCGCATGAGCATGACAAGGTGTTCCAGCGTCTCTACCGCTTGGACAAAAGCCGCTCGACCCCGGGGACCGGGGTCGGGCTCAGTCTGGTCAAGGCTATCGCCGATCTGCACGGTGCGTCCGTTTCCATGCAGGAACGCAATCCCGGTCTCGCCGCGGTGGTGACGTTCCCCGGCTGA
- a CDS encoding winged helix-turn-helix domain-containing protein codes for MRILVLEDDKKTAAFVVKGLTEAGHVCDQLADGRDALFQATREAYDVFVVDRMTPGLDGLSVVKSLRVAGVMTPVIFLTSVGGVDDRVEGLEAGADDYLVKPFAFSELMARLNALGRRPPVQEQKTLLKVADLEMDLIKRQVVRQGQSIELQPREFRLLEVLMRSEGRVITRTMLLERVWDFHFDPKTSVVETHVSRLRAKIDRPFAVPLLHTVRNTGYSLYAPR; via the coding sequence ATGCGCATCCTGGTCCTGGAGGACGATAAGAAGACGGCGGCTTTCGTGGTCAAGGGGTTGACCGAGGCCGGCCATGTCTGCGACCAGCTTGCCGATGGGCGCGACGCGCTGTTCCAGGCCACGCGCGAAGCCTATGACGTCTTCGTTGTCGACCGTATGACACCCGGCCTCGACGGGCTCTCCGTGGTGAAATCGCTGCGTGTCGCCGGCGTGATGACGCCGGTCATCTTCCTCACCTCCGTCGGCGGTGTCGACGACCGTGTCGAAGGCCTGGAAGCCGGCGCGGACGACTATCTGGTCAAGCCGTTTGCCTTTTCCGAACTGATGGCGCGGCTGAACGCGCTGGGGCGTCGTCCACCAGTGCAGGAACAGAAAACCCTGCTCAAGGTGGCCGACCTGGAGATGGACCTGATCAAGCGTCAGGTGGTGCGACAGGGCCAGTCGATCGAATTACAGCCGCGCGAATTCCGCCTGCTGGAAGTGCTGATGCGCAGCGAGGGAAGGGTGATCACCCGTACCATGCTTCTGGAGCGCGTCTGGGATTTCCACTTCGATCCCAAGACCAGCGTGGTCGAGACCCATGTCAGCCGCCTGCGCGCCAAGATCGATAGGCCGTTTGCGGTCCCGCTGCTGCATACCGTGCGCAACACCGGCTACAGCCTTTATGCGCCGCGTTGA
- a CDS encoding COG4705 family protein, producing the protein MLALQDRTNSQQVNRVPDVTVEFWLIKLMAVTMGETAADYLAINLGLGLSATSAIMTAVLAVALFLQFAQKRYVPWAYWLAVVMISVVGTLVSDNLVDNFGVRLETTTILFSVLLAATFAVWQASERTLSIHTIFTTRREIFYWLAILFTFALGTSAGDLVAESFQLGYLTTGLLFGAVIAAVAFAYYKLKLNGILAFWLAYIFTRPLGASFGDLLSQPTDYGGLGFGTTVTSFLFLAAIVAIVVYMTLMKRGDDALAATEAD; encoded by the coding sequence ATGCTTGCACTGCAGGACAGGACCAATTCGCAACAAGTCAATCGGGTTCCGGACGTCACCGTCGAGTTCTGGCTGATCAAGCTGATGGCGGTGACGATGGGAGAAACGGCGGCCGATTATCTGGCCATCAATCTCGGGCTTGGGCTCAGCGCCACCTCGGCCATCATGACCGCGGTGCTGGCCGTGGCCCTGTTCCTGCAGTTCGCGCAGAAGCGCTACGTGCCTTGGGCCTATTGGCTGGCCGTCGTCATGATCAGCGTGGTCGGCACGCTGGTCTCCGACAATCTGGTCGACAATTTCGGTGTCCGGCTGGAAACCACGACCATCCTGTTCAGCGTCTTGCTGGCCGCCACCTTCGCCGTCTGGCAGGCCAGCGAGCGTACCTTGTCGATCCACACCATCTTCACCACCAGGCGCGAGATCTTCTACTGGCTGGCGATCCTGTTCACCTTCGCGCTCGGCACCTCGGCCGGCGATCTGGTCGCCGAGAGCTTCCAGCTCGGCTATCTGACCACGGGCTTGCTGTTCGGTGCCGTCATCGCGGCGGTGGCCTTCGCCTATTACAAGCTGAAGCTGAACGGCATCCTGGCATTCTGGCTGGCCTACATCTTCACGCGGCCGCTCGGCGCCTCCTTCGGTGATCTGCTGTCGCAGCCCACCGACTATGGCGGGCTGGGTTTCGGCACCACCGTGACCAGCTTCCTGTTCCTGGCCGCGATCGTCGCCATCGTCGTCTACATGACGCTGATGAAGAGGGGCGATGACGCGCTGGCGGCGACCGAAGCCGACTAG
- a CDS encoding SDR family NAD(P)-dependent oxidoreductase, with product MTTSVSRPLAGKVALVTGASSGIGEATAYALAEAGAEVAVVARRADRLQALAARIEKAGGKVFVIEADVARPDGSLGLINEVLARGKRLDILVNNAGVMLLSPVAEARSEDWRQMVEVNLVALMELTRAALPHLKASKGHIVNVSSVAGRVANPGSAGYAATKFGVVGFSEALRREVYADRIRVTVIEPGMVETELGDHITNPGMKAGLEQRRAAMEPMQSEDIAAAVLYAVTQHPRVNVNEILIRPTDQER from the coding sequence ATGACGACTTCCGTTTCCCGTCCTCTCGCCGGCAAGGTGGCACTCGTCACCGGGGCGTCATCCGGCATCGGCGAGGCGACAGCCTATGCATTGGCCGAGGCCGGCGCGGAAGTGGCTGTCGTCGCCCGCCGCGCCGACAGGCTGCAGGCATTGGCGGCGCGCATCGAAAAAGCCGGCGGCAAGGTGTTTGTCATCGAGGCCGACGTCGCCCGGCCGGACGGTTCGCTGGGCCTGATCAACGAGGTGCTGGCACGCGGCAAGCGGCTGGACATTCTCGTCAACAATGCAGGCGTGATGCTTTTGTCGCCGGTTGCCGAAGCGCGCTCGGAAGACTGGCGGCAGATGGTCGAGGTCAATCTGGTGGCGCTGATGGAACTGACGCGGGCAGCGCTGCCGCATCTCAAGGCCAGCAAGGGCCATATCGTCAACGTCTCCTCGGTCGCGGGCCGGGTCGCAAATCCGGGTTCCGCCGGTTATGCGGCAACCAAATTCGGCGTCGTCGGTTTTTCCGAGGCGCTGCGGCGCGAAGTCTATGCCGACAGGATCAGGGTGACGGTGATCGAGCCCGGCATGGTCGAAACCGAGCTCGGCGACCACATCACCAATCCCGGCATGAAGGCTGGTCTCGAACAGCGCCGGGCGGCGATGGAGCCGATGCAGTCGGAGGATATCGCCGCCGCCGTGCTCTATGCGGTGACACAGCACCCGCGCGTCAACGTCAACGAGATCCTGATCCGGCCGACCGACCAGGAACGCTGA